From Sulfuracidifex tepidarius, one genomic window encodes:
- the psmA gene encoding archaeal proteasome endopeptidase complex subunit alpha, whose product MALGPAAMGYDRAITIFSPDGSLYQVDYAFGAVKKGWTTLGIKTNSGVVIASEKKKESRLLDLDNIEKVFIIDDHIGCSFAGLASDGRILIDYARTNALQHRLVYDEPISVAYLTKLISDVKQAYTQHGGVRPFGVALLIAGIDKTVPKLYLTEPSGQFTPYQAIAIGQGDAAATEYLEKNYKPDLNLEDSVILALRALQVVQKPGEKLTPNTVELGIASADTGTFRKSSFEERQSYIQKLG is encoded by the coding sequence TTGGCTTTAGGCCCAGCAGCAATGGGATATGATAGAGCTATAACAATATTCTCTCCAGACGGATCTCTTTACCAAGTCGATTACGCCTTTGGGGCTGTAAAGAAAGGTTGGACTACTTTAGGAATAAAGACAAATAGTGGAGTTGTTATAGCTAGTGAGAAAAAAAAGGAGTCGAGACTACTGGATTTAGACAACATAGAGAAGGTTTTCATCATTGATGATCATATAGGCTGTAGCTTCGCTGGATTAGCTTCGGATGGGAGAATACTCATAGACTATGCAAGGACCAACGCGTTACAGCATAGGCTAGTCTATGATGAACCGATAAGCGTAGCGTATTTAACTAAATTAATATCAGACGTTAAACAAGCATATACTCAGCATGGAGGAGTGAGGCCTTTCGGTGTTGCACTTCTGATTGCAGGCATAGATAAGACTGTTCCAAAACTCTATTTAACCGAACCAAGTGGTCAATTTACTCCTTATCAAGCTATAGCTATAGGCCAAGGAGATGCAGCTGCAACTGAATATCTAGAGAAAAATTACAAGCCAGATTTAAACCTTGAGGACTCGGTGATCTTAGCACTCAGGGCTTTACAAGTAGTTCAGAAGCCAGGAGAGAAGCTAACACCAAATACAGTAGAGTTGGGTATAGCTTCTGCAGATACAGGGACTTTTAGGAAGAGTAGTTTCGAGGAAAGACAATCATACATCCAGAAGCTTGGGTGA
- a CDS encoding 50S ribosomal protein L15e, producing the protein MVSSFYSFIENTWQGESWQKDVVKKRLIEWRRQPSILRIDHPTRLNRARSLGYKAKQGFVAVRVKVRRGGSNKIRPNSGRRPKRMGVYGYSPSKGYRWIAEEKVARKYPNLEILGSYLVAKDALYKYYEVIAVDPDHPVIKADPNLSWLQNPANRGRVFRGLTSAGKKARGLRKTRGIRGTVNYKWKRKQEEREERKGHEGSKFNRIQRYKIPGK; encoded by the coding sequence ATGGTTTCATCGTTTTACAGTTTCATAGAGAACACATGGCAAGGAGAGAGCTGGCAAAAAGACGTTGTGAAGAAAAGGCTTATAGAATGGAGAAGACAACCCTCGATTCTAAGGATAGACCATCCTACCAGGCTTAATAGAGCTAGGTCACTAGGGTATAAAGCAAAACAAGGCTTTGTAGCAGTTAGAGTTAAGGTCAGAAGGGGAGGATCGAACAAAATTAGACCAAATTCTGGAAGAAGGCCTAAGAGAATGGGTGTTTATGGATATTCTCCTTCCAAAGGATATAGGTGGATAGCCGAAGAGAAAGTAGCTAGAAAGTATCCTAACCTTGAGATCCTAGGAAGCTATCTTGTAGCTAAAGACGCTCTTTATAAGTATTACGAGGTAATAGCTGTAGATCCAGATCATCCAGTGATAAAGGCAGATCCTAATCTATCATGGCTCCAGAATCCCGCAAACAGAGGGAGGGTGTTTAGAGGTTTAACCTCAGCGGGTAAGAAAGCTAGAGGTTTGAGGAAAACAAGAGGAATAAGAGGTACAGTGAATTATAAGTGGAAGAGAAAGCAGGAAGAACGTGAAGAAAGAAAGGGACATGAGGGTAGCAAATTCAACAGAATACAGAGATACAAGATACCTGGAAAGTGA
- a CDS encoding RNA-binding domain-containing protein: MKISSLTISVFCHETEDLDKIKTSIEDLFPSVKEADVRLEKVKGHFGNYITLLEYKFGKSSASTIFEEIVSKISSTDMIVIVTTLSTRMDKSKLYLRFDKQYLVGRKEITLKEGNDVVRVIVSFNEPFKEVTKELKQIASNRALHKETGTAKLS; this comes from the coding sequence ATGAAAATATCTTCACTAACGATATCAGTTTTCTGTCATGAAACTGAGGATCTAGATAAAATAAAAACTTCAATAGAAGATCTTTTTCCGTCAGTGAAAGAAGCAGATGTGAGGTTAGAGAAGGTAAAAGGCCATTTTGGAAACTACATTACCCTTTTGGAATACAAATTTGGAAAATCCTCAGCTAGTACGATATTCGAAGAGATTGTAAGTAAAATTTCTTCTACAGACATGATAGTTATAGTAACAACTTTGTCGACAAGGATGGATAAGTCCAAACTTTACTTGCGTTTCGATAAACAGTACCTCGTAGGGAGAAAGGAGATTACTCTTAAAGAAGGGAATGACGTTGTGAGGGTCATAGTCTCTTTCAATGAACCGTTTAAAGAGGTAACCAAAGAGTTGAAGCAAATTGCTAGCAATAGAGCCTTACATAAGGAGACAGGAACTGCTAAGTTATCTTAA
- a CDS encoding Rpp14/Pop5 family protein, which produces MIQTILDIAFTIWLLSITVLILKFRNNRRYTFEMVNIPNGKELVKAKRYIVFNIVIEGEPISSGDIEQAVRSSLKDLLGNVWLDIANPRVIFFSINKREGIISTTRTGYKAVIASLPLIKRIGESKVLLIPTKTTGSLKKAKYIIGIK; this is translated from the coding sequence ATGATACAGACGATTTTAGACATAGCTTTTACTATCTGGCTACTGTCAATCACAGTTTTAATCTTAAAATTTAGGAATAATAGAAGATACACGTTCGAAATGGTAAACATTCCAAACGGCAAAGAATTGGTTAAAGCTAAGAGATATATTGTTTTCAATATCGTGATTGAAGGTGAGCCTATATCATCTGGTGATATAGAGCAGGCGGTAAGATCATCACTGAAGGATTTATTAGGTAATGTTTGGTTAGATATTGCTAACCCACGAGTCATCTTCTTTTCGATTAATAAAAGAGAAGGAATAATCTCCACTACTAGAACTGGATACAAGGCAGTTATTGCAAGCCTTCCTTTAATAAAAAGGATAGGAGAATCAAAAGTTCTATTAATCCCTACAAAGACTACGGGAAGTTTAAAAAAGGCGAAATATATCATTGGGATTAAGTGA